Proteins from one Ardenticatena maritima genomic window:
- a CDS encoding leucyl aminopeptidase, whose amino-acid sequence MELRIATSDPRQTDADFLLIGLAKDETPPTDLDEALDGLLTDALQTREINPTGNEVAVLHPHGKLPYRRILVAPLGKQRTRDALRNAAALGVRKARALGGGVLATTLARAPLDDVGAEARAQAVAEGLVIGNWSFRELRKPAEDEGEISATLVLAREEESDAADRGLSVGLAIARGVNLARTLVDEPPNIATPGRLAQVAQDLDTACAHIVTRILDRDAAAELGMGAFLGVAMGSDTPPYFIILEHRLDEFPNVPPVVLVGKAVTFDTGGYNLKPGAGMADMKSDMAGGAAVLGVFTALAELEVPLPVVGLIPATENMVSGHSYRPSDVLTSLGGKTIEIGNTDAEGRLIMADALEYAKRYNPRYTIDIATLTGAKMIALGYDLNALFATDDDLAAAIEAAARDAGEPTWRMPLWDAYDAYLESKIADVKNVGIRAGGAITAALFLRRFVDGAYPWAHLDIAGSATVQGDRQPKPPLTPYGATGVPVRTLIYLLQREAARKE is encoded by the coding sequence ATGGAACTGCGTATCGCCACAAGCGACCCACGCCAAACCGACGCCGATTTTCTGCTCATCGGGCTGGCTAAAGATGAAACCCCACCCACCGACCTCGACGAAGCCCTGGACGGCTTGCTCACGGATGCGCTCCAAACGCGCGAAATCAACCCCACGGGGAACGAAGTGGCGGTGTTGCACCCCCACGGCAAACTCCCCTACCGCCGCATTCTGGTGGCGCCCTTGGGGAAACAGCGCACCCGCGACGCGCTCCGCAACGCGGCGGCGCTGGGCGTGCGCAAAGCGCGCGCGTTGGGGGGCGGTGTGCTGGCGACCACCTTGGCGCGCGCCCCCCTCGATGACGTCGGCGCCGAGGCGCGCGCGCAAGCCGTTGCCGAAGGGCTGGTTATCGGCAACTGGTCGTTCCGCGAACTGCGCAAACCCGCCGAAGACGAAGGCGAGATCAGCGCGACGCTGGTGCTGGCGCGTGAAGAAGAAAGCGACGCCGCCGACCGTGGGTTGAGTGTGGGACTGGCGATTGCGCGGGGCGTCAACCTGGCGCGCACCCTGGTGGACGAACCCCCCAACATCGCCACGCCTGGGCGTCTGGCGCAAGTGGCGCAAGACCTTGATACGGCGTGCGCCCACATCGTCACGCGCATTCTGGACCGCGACGCCGCCGCCGAATTGGGCATGGGGGCGTTTTTGGGCGTCGCGATGGGCTCCGACACACCCCCCTACTTCATCATCCTGGAACATCGCCTGGATGAATTCCCCAATGTGCCGCCCGTTGTGCTGGTGGGGAAAGCCGTCACATTCGACACCGGCGGCTACAACCTGAAACCCGGCGCAGGCATGGCGGACATGAAGAGCGACATGGCGGGCGGCGCCGCGGTGCTGGGCGTCTTTACCGCATTGGCGGAACTGGAAGTGCCCCTGCCCGTGGTGGGGCTGATTCCCGCCACCGAAAACATGGTTTCGGGGCATTCCTACCGACCGAGCGACGTCCTCACCTCGCTGGGCGGCAAAACCATCGAAATTGGCAACACCGACGCCGAAGGGCGGCTCATCATGGCGGATGCGCTCGAATACGCCAAGCGCTACAACCCGCGCTACACGATTGACATTGCCACACTCACCGGCGCGAAGATGATTGCGCTGGGCTATGACCTGAACGCGCTCTTTGCCACCGATGACGACCTCGCTGCCGCTATCGAAGCCGCCGCCCGCGACGCCGGCGAACCGACCTGGCGCATGCCCCTGTGGGACGCCTACGACGCCTATCTGGAAAGCAAAATCGCCGACGTGAAGAACGTGGGCATTCGCGCCGGTGGTGCGATTACCGCCGCGCTCTTCTTGCGCCGCTTTGTGGATGGCGCGTACCCCTGGGCGCACCTGGACATTGCCGGTAGCGCCACCGTGCAGGGCGACCGCCAACCCAAGCCCCCGTTGACCCCCTACGGCGCGACGGGCGTCCCCGTGCGCACGCTCATCTACCTGTTGCAGCGCGAAGCCGCCCGGAAGGAGTAA
- a CDS encoding site-2 protease family protein: MSRSSTSPKWAWKIGSIRGIPLRIHATFPLVLLWAAWEWGRNGSLHTALYGMALVVALFGCVVLHELGHAFVARWRGIVVEEILLLPLGGLAQFRSPLDNPRDEFLVAVAGPLVNLALIGVLLPPTLVPLVSLTQFGLINALTTPGWQSLAFYLLLTNALLAGFNLLPIFPMDGGRMLRATLTAGLSYERATWVAVRLGQSVAVLMGLYGFFQNLWFLLMGVFLFFAAEQEMRRLAQRQLLDTAHVGNHMTRRGLTFAPSTHVHSAYLVARMSLQPIWPVVERGRLLGLVSRAAIEKAAASASRIADIMQTSYPVLTPRDTLYRAQTLLAESNSEAAAVIENGVFVGIFSVYDLMHALRQLEETPA, translated from the coding sequence GTGTCTCGCTCATCAACAAGCCCCAAGTGGGCGTGGAAAATCGGGAGCATTCGCGGTATCCCGCTCCGCATTCACGCAACATTTCCGCTGGTGTTGCTCTGGGCGGCGTGGGAATGGGGGCGTAACGGCTCTCTTCACACAGCACTGTACGGAATGGCGCTGGTGGTGGCGCTTTTTGGCTGTGTGGTGCTGCACGAGTTGGGGCATGCGTTCGTGGCGCGCTGGCGCGGCATTGTTGTGGAAGAGATTTTGCTCTTGCCGCTGGGTGGGCTGGCACAGTTTCGCAGTCCGCTCGACAATCCGCGCGATGAGTTTCTGGTCGCCGTCGCGGGACCCCTGGTCAACCTGGCACTCATCGGGGTGCTGTTGCCCCCCACACTCGTCCCGCTCGTTTCACTGACCCAATTCGGGCTGATCAACGCGCTGACCACGCCCGGCTGGCAAAGTCTGGCGTTCTACCTGCTTCTGACGAACGCCCTGCTCGCGGGCTTCAACCTGTTGCCCATCTTCCCCATGGATGGGGGGCGCATGTTGCGCGCCACGTTGACCGCGGGGCTTTCCTACGAACGGGCGACATGGGTGGCGGTTCGTTTGGGGCAAAGCGTTGCCGTCCTGATGGGGCTTTACGGCTTCTTCCAAAACCTCTGGTTCTTGCTGATGGGGGTGTTTCTCTTTTTCGCCGCCGAACAAGAAATGCGCCGCCTCGCGCAACGTCAACTGCTTGATACGGCGCACGTGGGCAACCACATGACGCGGCGCGGCTTGACCTTCGCGCCCTCTACGCATGTCCACAGCGCCTATCTCGTCGCACGCATGAGCCTGCAACCCATTTGGCCTGTTGTGGAACGGGGTCGCCTGTTGGGGCTGGTCAGCCGCGCGGCGATTGAGAAAGCCGCCGCATCGGCGTCCCGCATTGCGGACATCATGCAAACGTCGTACCCTGTGCTGACGCCCCGCGACACGCTCTATCGCGCCCAAACCCTGCTGGCTGAATCCAACAGCGAAGCCGCCGCCGTCATCGAAAACGGCGTTTTTGTGGGGATCTTCTCGGTGTACGACCTCATGCACGCCCTGCGGCAGTTGGAAGAAACGCCCGCTTGA
- the recO gene encoding DNA repair protein RecO has product MRPERARTYQTEGIILNRRDWGEADRLITLFTPEYGKLRVVAVSARKPTTRKSGHLELFTRGRFVLARGRTFDKLTQAQTLDYFEGVRRDLARIGQAGMLCELVDRFFEEADAAPAVYDLLHNALLALNSGDPGDLVLLHFQMHLFDLVGYRPALHECVVCGEPVAPVAQFISVELGGVVCPTCRQRLREEEGAAAEQLVRPLSLNALKVLRFLQTAPWPRVRKLRLPDDVREEVRTLLELWATHHLERGLRSGRFLREVEAWYDAKKKP; this is encoded by the coding sequence ATGCGACCGGAACGCGCACGCACGTATCAAACCGAAGGCATCATCCTGAACCGCCGTGATTGGGGCGAAGCCGACCGGCTCATCACGCTGTTCACGCCGGAATACGGCAAACTGCGCGTGGTGGCGGTGAGCGCCCGCAAACCGACGACCCGCAAAAGCGGCCACCTGGAACTTTTCACGCGCGGCCGGTTTGTGCTGGCGCGTGGGCGCACGTTCGACAAACTCACCCAGGCGCAGACGCTGGATTATTTCGAGGGCGTGCGGCGCGACCTGGCGCGCATTGGGCAAGCGGGCATGCTGTGCGAACTGGTTGACCGCTTTTTTGAAGAAGCGGACGCGGCTCCCGCGGTGTATGACTTGCTCCACAACGCATTGCTCGCCCTCAACAGCGGCGACCCCGGCGACCTGGTGTTGTTGCACTTTCAAATGCACCTGTTCGACCTGGTGGGCTACCGCCCCGCTCTGCATGAGTGCGTGGTGTGCGGCGAACCGGTTGCGCCCGTGGCGCAATTCATCAGCGTTGAGTTGGGCGGCGTGGTGTGCCCCACCTGTCGGCAACGTTTGCGCGAGGAAGAAGGCGCAGCCGCGGAACAGTTGGTGCGCCCGCTGTCGCTGAACGCGCTCAAAGTGCTGCGGTTTCTGCAAACCGCCCCGTGGCCGCGCGTGCGCAAATTGCGCTTGCCCGACGATGTGCGCGAAGAAGTGCGCACACTGCTCGAATTGTGGGCAACGCACCATTTGGAACGGGGGTTACGGTCGGGGCGCTTTTTGCGGGAAGTGGAAGCGTGGTACGACGCCAAGAAAAAGCCCTGA
- a CDS encoding DUF6391 domain-containing protein: MSNLLAKLLDAPVVGKVRRVHALEHATITLLSMRIPNLRMVGRSTARGFWLYGNVETEDVRRAAEEALRRLQRGEATLAIHPNCGTNIAVTGVLAGLSSFAASAPWHEKESIADRVPRAIMAALAALFLARPVGFWVQRNITTSPDAQTLRLGEIKRMQKGGMTIHFVEVLG; the protein is encoded by the coding sequence ATGAGCAATCTGCTTGCCAAACTGCTGGACGCGCCCGTAGTGGGCAAAGTGCGGCGTGTGCATGCGCTTGAACACGCCACCATCACCTTGTTGAGCATGCGCATTCCCAACCTGCGCATGGTGGGGCGTTCCACCGCGCGCGGGTTCTGGCTCTACGGCAACGTCGAAACCGAAGACGTGCGCCGCGCCGCCGAAGAAGCCTTGCGCCGCTTGCAACGGGGCGAAGCCACGCTGGCGATTCACCCCAACTGCGGCACCAACATCGCCGTGACGGGTGTGCTGGCGGGGCTTTCTTCATTTGCGGCGTCCGCACCCTGGCATGAGAAAGAAAGCATTGCCGACCGTGTGCCGCGCGCCATTATGGCGGCGTTGGCGGCGCTGTTCCTGGCGCGCCCTGTTGGGTTCTGGGTGCAGCGCAACATCACCACCAGCCCCGATGCGCAAACTTTGCGGCTGGGGGAGATCAAACGCATGCAGAAAGGCGGCATGACGATTCATTTTGTTGAGGTGCTGGGATAA
- the fsa gene encoding fructose-6-phosphate aldolase, whose product MQIFLDTAVLDEIRQAAEWGVLDGVTTNPTLAARAGRAFKENILAISEIIGDRGTVSAETVSTDVEGMIEEARLVTSWAPNIVAKIPCTPNGLAATRKLAEEGIRVNMTLVFNATQGLLAMKAGAYYVSPFIGRLDDAGQNGMELIEQLVHIKHTYGFETQVLAASIRHPMHVVQAAMLGADIATMPFKVLQQIMKHPLTDIGLQRFLEDWASIPEEMRPF is encoded by the coding sequence ATGCAAATTTTTCTGGATACCGCCGTATTGGATGAAATCCGCCAGGCCGCTGAGTGGGGCGTCTTGGACGGCGTCACCACCAACCCAACGTTGGCGGCGCGTGCCGGGCGCGCCTTCAAAGAAAACATCCTCGCCATCAGCGAAATCATTGGCGACCGCGGGACGGTCAGCGCGGAAACGGTGAGCACCGACGTGGAGGGCATGATTGAGGAAGCCCGCCTGGTGACATCTTGGGCGCCCAACATCGTTGCCAAAATTCCCTGCACGCCCAACGGGTTGGCGGCGACGCGCAAACTCGCCGAAGAGGGCATTCGCGTCAACATGACGCTGGTCTTCAACGCTACACAGGGCTTGCTGGCGATGAAAGCAGGCGCCTACTACGTCAGCCCCTTCATCGGGCGGCTGGACGACGCCGGCCAGAACGGTATGGAACTCATCGAGCAGTTGGTGCACATCAAACACACTTACGGCTTTGAAACACAGGTGCTTGCCGCGAGTATCCGCCATCCCATGCACGTGGTGCAGGCGGCGATGCTCGGCGCGGACATTGCCACTATGCCCTTCAAGGTGTTGCAGCAAATCATGAAGCACCCCCTCACCGACATCGGCTTACAGCGGTTCCTTGAAGACTGGGCGTCCATCCCCGAAGAGATGCGCCCATTCTGA
- the murA gene encoding UDP-N-acetylglucosamine 1-carboxyvinyltransferase codes for MEAYRIRGGNPIQGTFVPQGNKNAALPMIAATLLTDQEIVLENVPDIRDVQVMLALVEHLGATVVEEAPGVWRIRAETLTSTRPDPALCRQIRASFLLAGPLLAREGRATLPRPGGDRIGRRPLDTHIYAFEQLGVEVEILPDRYILTAPHGLYGADIFLPEASVTGTENVVMAATAAQGTTIVRNAAAEPHVQQLCRMINAMGGHIEGIGSSTLVIEGGLPLGGARERIESDYIEVGSFIGLAAVTGGELRIKDAYPNEHHRMTRIVYERLGIRWEVDGNDIIVPAGQTLEVQDALHGAIPEIKDQLWPGFPADLTSIALVLATQARGTVLIHEWMFEGRLFWVDKLISMGARIVLCDPHRAVVVGPSKLYGQELTSPDIRAGMALVIAALCAEGESTIYNIHQIQRGYSRLDERLRALGADIERITV; via the coding sequence ATGGAAGCCTATCGCATTCGGGGCGGGAATCCCATCCAGGGGACGTTTGTGCCGCAGGGCAACAAGAACGCCGCCCTGCCGATGATTGCCGCCACCTTGCTCACCGACCAGGAGATTGTGCTCGAAAACGTGCCCGACATTCGCGACGTGCAGGTGATGCTGGCGCTGGTGGAACATCTGGGGGCGACGGTGGTTGAAGAAGCGCCCGGCGTCTGGCGTATTCGCGCCGAAACGCTCACCAGCACCCGCCCCGACCCCGCGCTCTGCCGCCAGATTCGCGCCTCGTTCTTGCTGGCGGGACCCTTGTTGGCGCGTGAAGGGCGCGCCACGCTGCCGCGCCCCGGCGGCGACCGGATTGGGCGGCGACCGCTGGATACGCACATCTACGCCTTTGAGCAACTGGGCGTGGAAGTCGAAATCTTGCCCGACCGCTACATCCTCACCGCGCCGCATGGGCTTTACGGCGCAGACATTTTCCTGCCCGAAGCCAGCGTGACCGGCACGGAGAATGTCGTCATGGCGGCGACCGCTGCGCAGGGCACCACCATCGTCCGCAACGCCGCCGCCGAGCCGCACGTTCAGCAACTCTGCCGCATGATCAACGCCATGGGCGGACACATTGAGGGCATTGGTTCGAGCACGCTGGTGATTGAAGGCGGCTTGCCGCTGGGTGGCGCGCGTGAGCGTATCGAATCCGACTACATCGAAGTGGGCAGTTTCATCGGGTTGGCGGCGGTGACGGGGGGCGAACTGCGCATCAAGGACGCCTACCCGAACGAACACCACCGTATGACGCGCATTGTGTACGAGCGGCTGGGCATCCGCTGGGAAGTGGATGGCAACGACATCATCGTGCCCGCCGGCCAGACGCTGGAAGTGCAAGACGCCTTGCATGGCGCTATTCCCGAAATCAAAGACCAACTCTGGCCCGGTTTCCCCGCCGACCTGACGAGTATTGCGCTGGTGCTGGCAACCCAGGCGCGCGGCACCGTGCTCATTCACGAGTGGATGTTCGAGGGGCGGCTCTTCTGGGTAGACAAACTCATCAGCATGGGGGCGCGCATTGTGTTGTGCGACCCACACCGCGCTGTGGTGGTGGGTCCCTCGAAACTCTACGGACAGGAACTCACCAGTCCCGACATTCGCGCCGGCATGGCGCTGGTGATTGCCGCGCTCTGCGCCGAGGGCGAAAGCACCATCTACAACATTCACCAAATTCAGCGTGGGTACAGCCGTCTGGATGAACGCTTGCGCGCTTTGGGCGCCGACATCGAACGCATCACCGTCTGA
- a CDS encoding glycosyltransferase family 39 protein: MPATRFRRRPSPTFWLFALVVLAAFALRAYGLEIQSLWNDEGNSIGMARRGFLAIAQHTARDIHPPLYYWTLHAWVQGAGFSVAALRLLSAFYGTLTVAVVMRLARDWFGDRAALVAGVAAAVSPFAIHYAQEVRMYALVTLLGALSWWAFGAWLNRPTPRRLALWWLAALAVAYTHYFGVALIATQNLVWALLWWRERRTRQALAWLTAQAGLALCYLPWLWYSRTTLLNWPAISEAFGVGFLVRELVRVFSLGESVPPTWSPWLWGFLALAGLGLWGAWRVGRWGWCALAWWLTPPALMVLLSALDRPFYNPKFLLQATPGFHLVLGLGVQTLTQRLPRSARWGLTALASVFLVAAAVAPLRNEWRNPRYWRDEYRGIARTIEATASPDDAILLLGGGQIEVFDYYYQGDLPRYPITSANVRDEARLLATLETLARTHKRLYAILWGQQQQDPQGIVEQWLNEHAFKASDRWYGDVRLVVYEFGDLSDQLRPVDAVFGDVLRLERAAVAPLSVPSGDIVRLELEWSALTPPERAYTFFAQVLDGGNHIVGQRDAPPAAQSTSAWRLGERYRGRVGVPIFPGTPPGTYRLIVGVYDAATGARLPLPDGADALTLAAVQVERPAVPPDPDALDRRVEAHERLGDLTLLGWRFNKLGFDHAPETPLHAGEPMQVVLFWRAERDAPHVPAFTLRLLDADGREVGAWGWTPTEGRFPLDAWRQGDVVRDPQVVFVPGVPPGAYTLVLDADGERVVLGRVVLE, encoded by the coding sequence ATGCCGGCAACGCGCTTCCGCCGCCGCCCATCGCCCACCTTCTGGCTTTTCGCGCTGGTGGTGCTGGCGGCGTTTGCCTTGCGCGCCTACGGGCTGGAGATTCAGAGCCTGTGGAACGATGAAGGCAACAGCATCGGCATGGCGCGACGCGGTTTTCTGGCGATTGCCCAGCACACCGCCCGCGACATTCATCCGCCGCTCTACTACTGGACCCTGCACGCCTGGGTGCAGGGCGCGGGCTTTTCGGTGGCGGCGTTGCGCCTGCTGAGCGCCTTCTACGGCACGCTCACCGTCGCTGTCGTCATGCGGCTGGCGCGCGACTGGTTTGGCGACCGGGCGGCGCTGGTGGCGGGCGTGGCGGCGGCGGTTTCCCCGTTCGCCATCCACTACGCGCAAGAAGTGCGCATGTACGCGCTTGTGACGTTGCTGGGCGCGCTTTCGTGGTGGGCGTTTGGCGCATGGCTGAACCGTCCCACCCCGCGCCGTTTGGCGCTCTGGTGGCTGGCGGCGCTTGCCGTTGCCTACACGCACTACTTCGGCGTGGCGCTCATTGCCACCCAAAACCTGGTGTGGGCGTTGCTCTGGTGGCGCGAACGGCGCACCCGGCAGGCGCTTGCCTGGCTGACGGCGCAAGCCGGGCTGGCGCTTTGCTACCTGCCCTGGCTCTGGTACAGCCGCACCACGTTGCTCAACTGGCCCGCCATCAGCGAAGCGTTTGGCGTCGGCTTCCTGGTGCGCGAATTGGTGCGCGTGTTCAGTTTGGGCGAAAGCGTGCCGCCCACGTGGTCGCCCTGGTTGTGGGGCTTTCTGGCGCTGGCGGGGCTGGGGCTGTGGGGCGCGTGGCGCGTTGGGCGCTGGGGGTGGTGTGCCCTTGCCTGGTGGCTGACGCCGCCCGCTCTGATGGTGCTCCTATCAGCGCTTGACCGACCGTTCTACAACCCCAAGTTTTTGCTTCAAGCCACGCCGGGCTTTCATCTGGTGCTGGGGCTGGGCGTGCAGACGCTGACCCAACGCCTGCCCCGTTCCGCCCGCTGGGGCTTGACCGCGCTTGCGAGCGTGTTCCTCGTGGCGGCGGCTGTGGCGCCTTTGCGCAACGAATGGCGCAACCCGCGCTACTGGCGCGACGAATACCGCGGCATTGCCCGCACGATTGAAGCCACCGCCAGCCCCGACGACGCGATTTTGTTGCTGGGCGGCGGGCAAATCGAAGTGTTCGACTACTACTACCAGGGCGATTTGCCGCGCTACCCCATCACCAGCGCCAATGTGCGCGATGAAGCGCGCCTGCTGGCAACGCTCGAAACGCTGGCGCGCACGCACAAACGGCTTTACGCCATTCTCTGGGGGCAGCAACAGCAAGACCCCCAGGGCATTGTGGAACAGTGGCTGAATGAGCACGCCTTCAAAGCCAGCGATCGCTGGTATGGCGATGTGCGGCTGGTGGTGTACGAATTTGGTGACCTGAGCGACCAACTACGCCCGGTGGACGCCGTGTTTGGCGACGTGTTGCGGCTGGAACGGGCGGCGGTGGCGCCGCTCAGCGTGCCGTCGGGCGACATTGTGCGCCTGGAACTCGAATGGTCGGCGCTGACGCCCCCCGAACGTGCGTACACCTTCTTTGCGCAAGTGCTGGACGGCGGCAATCACATTGTGGGGCAACGTGACGCCCCGCCCGCCGCCCAATCAACGTCGGCGTGGCGTCTGGGCGAGCGGTATCGCGGGCGTGTCGGCGTGCCCATCTTTCCGGGGACGCCGCCGGGGACGTATCGGCTCATCGTGGGGGTGTACGACGCCGCGACGGGCGCGCGCCTGCCGTTGCCCGACGGCGCAGACGCGCTCACATTGGCGGCGGTGCAGGTGGAGCGTCCCGCCGTCCCCCCCGACCCCGATGCGCTCGACCGCCGGGTGGAAGCGCATGAGCGGCTGGGCGACCTGACGCTCCTGGGGTGGCGCTTCAACAAACTGGGGTTCGACCATGCGCCGGAGACGCCGCTGCACGCGGGCGAGCCGATGCAGGTGGTGCTCTTCTGGCGGGCGGAACGCGATGCGCCGCACGTCCCCGCGTTCACCTTGCGCTTGCTGGACGCCGATGGGCGTGAGGTGGGGGCGTGGGGCTGGACGCCCACGGAAGGGCGTTTCCCGCTGGATGCGTGGCGTCAGGGGGATGTGGTGCGCGACCCGCAGGTGGTGTTTGTGCCGGGCGTGCCGCCGGGCGCGTACACGCTGGTGCTGGATGCGGACGGCGAGCGCGTTGTGTTGGGGCGGGTTGTCCTCGAATAA
- a CDS encoding CinA family protein: MYERAAHVGHLLRLANATLATAESCTGGLLAHLITEVPGSSDYFLGGVVSYSNAAKMALLGVRESTLAEHGAVSEPTAREMAEGVRARFQSTIGVGITGIAGPGGGTPEKPVGLVYIGVSTPVHTVVRRFVWQTGDRSANKLDSALAALDLIAQEARELMPNDWTPIHVEAHMSPGGVLRPLAFEVHGQRYVVGDVGRQTTDDLGRLHIMVMTPPNRLWELVYDPHTQTWYLAKGPDRTAVV, from the coding sequence ATGTACGAACGCGCCGCCCACGTGGGGCATTTGCTGCGCCTGGCGAATGCCACGCTGGCAACGGCTGAATCTTGCACGGGGGGCTTGCTGGCGCACCTCATCACCGAAGTCCCCGGTTCGTCCGATTACTTTTTGGGTGGCGTCGTCTCTTACAGCAACGCCGCTAAAATGGCTTTGCTGGGTGTGCGTGAAAGCACCCTGGCGGAACATGGCGCCGTCAGCGAGCCGACGGCGCGCGAAATGGCCGAAGGTGTGCGCGCCCGCTTCCAGAGCACCATTGGCGTCGGCATTACAGGCATTGCCGGACCGGGCGGCGGCACACCCGAAAAGCCTGTCGGGCTGGTTTACATCGGCGTGAGCACCCCCGTTCACACCGTTGTGCGCCGTTTCGTCTGGCAAACGGGCGACCGCTCGGCAAATAAACTCGATTCGGCGCTTGCCGCGCTCGATTTGATTGCGCAAGAAGCGAGGGAACTCATGCCCAACGATTGGACGCCTATCCACGTGGAAGCCCACATGTCGCCCGGCGGTGTGTTGCGCCCGCTGGCGTTTGAGGTGCATGGTCAGCGGTATGTGGTCGGCGACGTGGGGCGGCAAACAACCGACGACCTGGGGCGTTTGCACATCATGGTGATGACGCCGCCCAACCGTCTGTGGGAACTGGTGTACGACCCCCATACGCAAACGTGGTATCTGGCGAAGGGACCAGACCGCACCGCCGTTGTTTGA
- a CDS encoding gamma carbonic anhydrase family protein, which produces MPQIEPRIHPSVFVAEGAVIRGDVEIGAESSIWFGVVIRGDVDVVRIGERTNVQDGVIIHVSKGFPVHIGNNVTIGHGAVVHGATVEDGALIAIRATVLDGAHIGAGAMVGAGALVPPGMHVPPGTLALGVPARIVGPLDDAKKAYLKHAAEAYIRHAREYREGKW; this is translated from the coding sequence ATGCCGCAGATTGAACCGCGCATTCATCCATCGGTCTTTGTCGCCGAGGGCGCCGTCATCCGCGGCGACGTCGAGATTGGCGCGGAGAGCAGTATCTGGTTTGGGGTGGTCATTCGGGGCGACGTGGACGTGGTGCGCATAGGCGAACGCACCAACGTGCAAGACGGCGTCATTATCCACGTCTCCAAAGGCTTTCCAGTGCACATTGGCAACAATGTGACCATTGGGCATGGGGCGGTGGTACACGGCGCAACGGTTGAAGACGGCGCGTTGATTGCCATCCGCGCCACTGTGCTGGACGGCGCACACATTGGCGCGGGGGCTATGGTGGGCGCAGGGGCGCTTGTGCCGCCGGGGATGCACGTTCCCCCCGGCACGCTGGCGCTCGGCGTGCCCGCCCGTATTGTGGGACCGCTGGACGACGCCAAAAAAGCCTACCTGAAACATGCCGCCGAGGCGTACATTCGGCATGCTCGCGAGTATCGCGAAGGAAAATGGTAA